The DNA window CCGGAAACTTCGGCTTCGTCCTTGACCCACAGGGCACGACCCGCTTCAACCCACCGAACACGGCCATCCAGGCCTCCTTCTCCTCCTCATCCGATACGACGGAGGAAACGACCGTCGCCGACTCGGCCGCGGCTCCCGACTCGTCAACGGCGTCCGACTCCGCCGCAACAAGCAGCCGCGAGGGCTCCCTGTTCAACAACCCCGAACACCGAAAAAAGCTTGCGGAGCGCATTCGTACAGACACGAATGCGGTTCAAATCAACGCCCCCATCTACGGCGACTCGACCGCCAACGCCCGCCTCGAAGCCCTCCTTCGGAAAAAGATGGCCCAGGCCGTCGAAAACCCGTGGGAGGCCGTCGGCAGCATGATCGATCGAGGACCGTATCTCATGTTCCTCATGCTGCCGATCTTTGCCTTTCTACTGAAGCTCCTCTACATCCGGCGTGGGCGCCTCTACGTTGAACACCTCATCTTCAGCCTGCACGTGCACGCCCTGGCCTTCTTCGCGTTCACGGTGGGCATTCTGCTGAACGAGTCGAGCATCGACTGGCTGAACGCAACGGCGCCCTGGGTGGACGCCTCCCCTCTCCTGTACCTCATCCTGGCCATGAGCCATGTCTACGATCAGGGCCTCATCAAATCCACCTTGAAAGCGTCTATTTTGCTCCTAATCTACAGCATCGTACTCGCCACAGGCTTCGCTCTTCTCTTGCTCGTAGCCATATTACTGATGTGACGGTACGCTGTGCAGTAGGAAGGGCACGTTGAGCATACTCGGAGATCGTACGCCCCCTCCGTGTTAATCACAACGGGCCATCTCGACAGCCCCGCTCGCCCTCGGTCCAGCCCTTCTTCCTCGTGTTCGAATGTCTTCTCCCTCGGCAAAGACGCCCTCTCCTGAGCCCTCTACGGCCTCCGAGCCTCTGAACCCCGTCTCCTCTTCCAAGAGCTGTCCGAACTGCGAGGCCCCTCTCTACACTCCGTACTGCGGAACCTGCGGCCAGCGCGCCACGCCCCGCGTGATGCCGCTCTGGCAGGTAGGCAACGAATTTCTTGAGGACCTCTTGGACCTCGACCTGCGCATTGTGAGAACGCTCCCCACTTTTTTCTTCCGGCCCGGCCGGTTGACGATCGAGTACATAGAGGGGCGGCGCCGACGATACATTCGTCCCCTCCGCCTGTACCTGTTCTCCAGTTTCCTCCTCTTCACTGTGCTCGCGTTCACCAACCTGAACGGGCTTTCGTTCTCGTTCGGTCCCGACGCGGAGGCCGTTCAGCAGGACATCGAGGCTGCGCAGCACCGGATCGATTCTCTGCGGACCGCCCTGATTCAGATGCAAGCACGAGGAGCCGTTCCCGCCGACTCGACCGGCTCCCTCGCGGCGATCGAGCAGAACGTGTCGGGGATTGAGGCCGCCCTCGCTCCCTCAGACGCCGCTCTTTCCCGCTCGCAGAACCTACTGGAGATGGTGGTGCCTTCCCCCCGTCGCCCCCCTGCAGACACGCAGGCCAACTCGGCGTCCCCGTCCGCTGTCGAAGCAAAGGTGCTGCGTCTTCTCCATACTCCCCGCGACTTCGTTCGCGACATGATCGACCGGGCCCCCTACCTCATGTTTCTGCTGGTGCCCACCTTCGCCCTGCTCTTAAAGGCACTGTACCTGGGACATAAACGGCTATACCTCGAACACCTCATCTTTGCCCTACACGTGCACGCCCTGGCCTTTATTGCCTTCACTCTTAGCGCCCTGCTCGGAGCCTGGAACGTGGCTCTCTCCCTCGACTGGTGGCTGGCCACCTCGCCCTTTGTTTATCTCTTTCTTGCCCTACGACACGTGTACAAACAATCGCCGCTATCCACTCTCAACAAAATGACGGTCCTACTGATCGCGTACGGAATCATCCTGGTTGGCGCCGTCGTTCTATTGGTCATCTTGACCGTTTCGCTCATGTAGCCTTGCGGTTCGCTGTGTCGCTCGTTGTGCCTCTCTTCCATGCCCTCTGACTCGTCTGTTCTCTCGGCTCCTCAGGTAGAGGCCCCACCCGGCGTCGGGCTCACCATTGCCGTCATCGTGAGCTACGTCGTCAACCCGCTTATTCTTCCCCCGCTCGTGTACGGGCTCGTACTGGCCCACGTCGGAGCCTCGGCCGGCGACGTCGCAATCGGGGCGAGCATCGGGGGCGTCTTCCTCGGGATCGTCCCCCTCGCCCATGTTGGATGGATGCGAGCACGGGGCGACATCGGGTCGCTCGAGATTCGGGATCGGAGCAAGCGAACTGAACCGTTTCTCGTCGTCCTCGGGGCCACACTTGCAGCTCTTCTTCTGGTGAGTGCAGTGGAAGTGCACGGTCAACTCCTGCTGGCCGCTCTGCTTGCCTGTCACCTCCTCAACACAATCCTGCTCATGGGCATCACGCAGTGGTGGAAAATATCGATCCACTGCGCTTCGGTGGCGGGCGCAGTGGGCACACTGGCCTTCGTACACGTCCACGTACCGGGCTCTCTGATGAACGCCTCTCTTCTTGGTGGCACAGTGCTGGGAACCGGAGGCATCCTCGTGCCCCTCCTTCTATGGGCCCGTGTCCGTAGCCGCGCCCATACGCTGGGGCAGGCCACCGCCGGCACCCTCTTGGGCCTGGTGGCCCCCTACGCTGAGCTCTCCATTCTAACGTCCCTAGGGCTGTAGGGCCTTGTCGAGGTCCTCCGTCGAAGGCCCCGCTCGTTCAAAATTCCTGTGGCAAATCGCGTCGCGTCTCCCCTGTTCAACCGGAACTTTCGCAGGGGGCCCCGGCGTTTGGCGACTCTGTTGTTGCCGCGTGCTCTGATGTGCGCAGGGTCATCGTCCCCCTCTCCTCTCCCAACGTCACACTACGTACCTGCCCGATACTGCTACGCCGCCTGCTGTTCTCACAACGCGCCTTTGATTGTGCCGCGTTCGCTTGCTTCGTTTCTCCTCGGTGCGTGCCTCGCCCTCCTCGTCCTGCCCGTACAGGCCCAGCGGTGGGGCACCGTACAGGGCACCGTTACCGACTCGGCCGACGGCACACCGCTCCCAGGCGTGACGGTGATCGTGCAGGACACCGACTTTGGCACTGCAACGACCCCGAGCGGGCGCTACTCGCTTCGCCTCCCCACTGGCCGATACGCCCTGCGGTTCTCCTCGGTTGGCTTCACCACTCGCGTCGACTCGGTTCGTGTGACGGACGAGGAGCAGGGACCGACCACGCTGAACGTGACCCTCGCCTCCAGCATCACGGAGATGGACGGGCTCACCGTTACCGACACCCGCGTGCAACAGGAAACCGGGGTGTATGAAATCGACCCGAAGGACGTGCAGAACATCCCGACGCCGTTCAAGGACGGCTTTCGCGCACTCAAGACGGTGCCCGGCGTCGCCACAAATAATGAATTGTCGCAGCAATACTCCGTCCGCGGCGGCGGCTACAACGAAAACCTGATCTTCATCAACGGCTTTGAGGTGTTCATGCCCTTTCGGGCGCGGCAAGGGGAGCAGGAAGGATTGGGGCTGTTGAATCCCGACATGGCGACGGACATCACCTTTTACACAGGAGGATTCCCCCCGCGCTACGGAGGCAAGCTCTCGTCGGCCCTTGACGTGCAGTACGCCCAGCCCGAGGAGCAATCGCTCTCCGGATCGGCATCCCTCTCCACGCTCGACGCCAGCGTGCATGCACAGTCCTCCGCCCTCGACGGCGACCTGGGGTGGGCCGTCGGCGCCCGCCGTGCACAGCCTGGGCAGTTCTTCAATACGCAGGACCTGAAGGGCGAGTACGACCCCCGTTTTCAGGACGTGCAGGGGAGCCTCGTGTATCGTCTCTCAGACCGAACGTCGGTCGAGGCCCTCGGCATCTGGGCGGACCACGTCTTTCGGCTGGAGCCGCGGGAGCGCACAACCTACTACGGGGTCATCAGTCTTCAGGACCCGAGCGCTTCGGACTTTCAAGCGCTCCGAACGAGCTTCAACGGAAAGCGGACGGACGGGTATACGACAACGCTCGGGGGACTTCGCCTGAACACCGATCTGTCGGAGCGGATCTCCATCGAACACGACATTTCATACTTCGGCACCCGAGAAACGGAATCGTTTGACGTCACAAGCAAGGGAAGAATCTGCGAGGTTTCTCCAACGGCCGGAGACACCCCCGACAACTGCACGCGGACCGTTACGAACGTAGAGCGCATTCGCTTTGCGGACAATCTCGTGGACGTAGAGCGCCTGACCGGTAGCGGACACTACCGATGGGTACTGGACCGCCACGTACTGGAGGGGGGATGGAGCGCCCGACGCATGCACTTCGACGACCGCCTGAACGAGGAGAATGCTCTCGTGATTAACGACCCGGACGTCAACATCGACCGCATCGTCGTCGACGACCTCAAGGATCAGGCCACCTTCAACGAACATCAGCTGGGCTTCTACCTGCAGGATGCCGTCGACCTGCTCTCCACCCGCGATCGAATGGTCGTGACGGGCGGCCTCCGCTCCGACTACTACTCATTCAACAACGAATGGACGATCTCCCCCCGCCTCTCGGCTCGTTTCAAGTACAACGAGCGCCTGTCCCTGAACGGCTCTTGGGGCATCTACTCCCAGCAACCCGCGTACCGGGAACTTCGGGGCACGCCCCAGGGAGACGACACAATCGACGATATCCTCAATCGCGACCTCCAGTCGCAGCGGTCGATGCAGATCGTAGCGGGCGGCGAGTACTTCTTTCCTGAGAGTCGCCTCTACCTCCGGGCGGAGGCGTACTACAAGGATCTGAACAACATTATCTCCTACACGATCGAAGATATTCGCGTCAACTACTCGGGCGAGAACGACGCCTACGGCTACACCTACGGGCTGGATCTCCAGCTTCGGGGAGAGTTCGTGCCGGGGCTCAAAAGCTGGTTCAACTACAGCTTTATGGTGGCCCGGGAAAACTTTAAGCAAGAGTTCCAGGATTCGAACACGCAGGGCTGGATGCCGCGCCCTACCGATCAGCGCCACACCTTTTCGGCGTTCGTGCAGGACTACGTGCCGGGCGACAAGTCGTGGAAGCTGCACCTGCGTCTCTTGTATGGAAGCGGACTGCCGTACACCACCGTCAATCCAGAACAGGGAACCGACGATCGCGTCCAGCAACGGGTGCCCGGGGAACGGATGGCCCAGCGCCTTCCGGCCTACCGGCGCGTGGACGTCGGGGCGACCAAAGAGCTTGAATTGGCCGAGAAGGGCCTCTCCGAACCGGTGACCCTCGACCTGACGCTAGAGGTACTCAACCTCTTCGACATGGACAATACCGTTGCCTACAGCTGGGCGGGCGCCGGGGCCAACATTACCCGCATTCCCAAACGCCTTACGCCTCGCACCCTCAACGCCCGGCTCCGCCTCACCTTTTAGCGGGCGAGCGCGTTCTCCACCAATCGTGCCCCTGTACATTCGCGGCTGGGTCGGATCGAAGCGTGATCCGTGACGCCTGGACGAGGACACGCGGGACCGCACGTCCGCTCTCTCAATTCACACATCACGATTCACGCATCACGCCCCCATGCCCGCTCTCGTCCCCCCCGACCAGCGTGAGGCCGTGGCCGAGCGCTTTCGCCTGCTGGGCGAACCGGTGCGCCTGGAGATCCTCAATGTCCTCCACACCCAGGGCGAGATGGGCGTGAGCGACCTCGTCGAGGCAACGGGCCAACGGCAGGCCAACGTGAGCAAGCACCTGAGTCGCATGGCCGAAGCCGACCTCCTCACGCGGCGGCGCGACGGGGTACACGTCTACTACTCTATCACCGACCCGACGCTCACCGCCCTCTGCCAACTCGTGCGCGGCCGCCTGAACGGTGCGCTCGACGACACAGGTTGAGGCTCGGCATTGTCGTCTCACGAATCCGAAGGGCTCGGCTCAACCTCTCCTTCGGGTTTATACACCCGAACGTAGTCCACCACCATGCGCTCCGGCCAAATGTCGTCGGCCACGCCTTCCGCCCCGCCCCAGCCCCCGCCCACTGCCACGTTTAGGATGAGGTGGAAATCGTGATTGAAGGGCCACTTCGTGTAATCGGGCGACGACGGCCGTACAAATCGGAAATACAACTCCCCATCCACGTACGACCGGATCTCGTCCGGCGTCCACTCCACCGCATAAACGTGAAACGCGGATGTCGCATCCGGCACGTCCATGGAACGCCCCCGCTGGGTGCCCTTCACGTGATTGTACGCTTTGGTATGAACGGTGCTGTGAACGACGTTGGGATCGTGCCCCACGTGCTCCATGATGTCGATCTCGCCGTTGTCGGGCCAGTACTGATCGCCGTACGTGTCCTGGGACGCCAGTAACCAGACCGCCGGCCAGGTGCCCCGTCCGGCAGGAACCCGTGCCCGGATTTCAAAGCGGCCATACGTCCAAGAGGGCTCCGAATTGAGCCGGGCCGACGTGTACGCTCTCCCGTTGTACGACTCCTCGTGTGCCTCAATGATGAGGTGGCCGTCCTCGACCCTAGCATTCTTGCGTCGGGCCTCGGTATAGTACTGGAGCTCCTCGTTCCCCCAGCCGTGCCCCCCAGTTTCGTAGGTCCACTTCGTCGAATCGGGCAGTCCCTCGTCCGCAAACTCGTCGCCCCACACCTGAACCCACTCCGGATCATTGGGCCAGCCGGACGGCTCTCCGTGCGCCCCGCCCCGATCGGGCGTCGAGCCGGCCCCAGTGCACCCCACCACCCCTCCAACGAGAAGAACGAGCACGAACAGAGACCCCCGGTCCCAAAGCGGGATCCCCTCGCTCCAGCCGTCTCCGGGGGGATCTCCTCCGTGCGAGAAAGATGCGTCTTGAAAACCCATTGTGTGGGCGGGGTTATTCTGAAGAGCGAAGCGCAGGAGCCACGTCGCTCGAGAGTCGATCCCCCTCCAACGTCAGTTCCTGTGTCAACGTGTCGACCTCCACGCTAAATCGTCCCGGCTCCACGACGGAGCGTCCCTGCTGATCGATAAATTCTAGGTCCTCGCGGCCCAGTTGAAACGTAAGCGTCTGCATCTCGCCTGGGGCCAGGTCCACCTTCGCGAAGCGACGCAGTTCTTTTACCGAGGGGGTGAGGGACGCCACGTGATCCTGCACGTAGAGCTGTACGACATCTTTTCCGGACCGGTCGCCGGTATTTTCGATCGTCACAGACACAGACAGGGAATCGCCCTGTGCGATGGCATCGGTGCTCCAGGTCGTATCCTCAACGGTGAGGTTGCCGTACTCAAACGTTGTGTACGAAAGGCCCGCGCCGAAGTCGAAGAGCGGCCCTACGGCATCGGCCTGCCCCTGCATGACCTCGGATTGCTGCCCCTCGCCCACCGAGTAGGTGTGGTCGTAGGGCACCGCCCCCACCGGCACGCGCGGGTACGTGACGGGGAGATGCCCCGACGGATTGACCTCGCCATAGAGCACCTCTGCGATGGCCTGGCCTCCTTCTTGAGCTGGATTATAAGCGACGGCCACCGCCGCCGGCGCGTAGGCACTATCCCCAATGACCCGTGGACGCCCTTCAACCAACAGGAGCGCAATTGGAGTATCGGTCTCGCTGGAGACGCGCTCGAGCAATCTCTGCTGGGCTTCCGGCAGTTCAAGACTCCCAATGTTGCCTGGGGTCTCGGCATACGCTCCCTCCCCAAGGGCCATCACCACCACGTCGGACGACTGGGCTGCCGAAACGACCGCCTCAATGTCCTGCACCTCGTCCAGCGTCGTCCCCGGCACGTGCTGCACCTGTCCGTCGCCGGCCTGATTGCGAATGGCCTCTACGATCGTAGGGCGGTCCGGAAACATCTGCTCGGCAAGCCCCTGTCCTTGCCACGTGTACGTCCAGCCGTTGTGGAGGGATTTCATGGAGTTGGCCGTCGGCCCCGTCACGAGCACCTGTTCATCTCCACTCAGGGGGAGGAGATCATTTTCATTGCGAAGCAACGTGACAGACTCGCGCGCCGCCTGAAGCGCAGCCCGTCGATCCGACGCACTGCCCACCTCGTCAGCCAGCTCCATGCCCGCCGTCGGATCTTCGAACAGGCCCAGGGCAAACTTAACTGAGAGAATACGGCGCACGGCCTCGTTGATGCGCGCCTCCGGGACCTCGCCGTCCCGCACGAGGTCGAGCAGGTGGGTGTAGAAAGAGTAGTCCGACGGCACCATGCTCATGTCGACCCCGGCCATGACGGCCTGCTTCGTCGCCTCCCGCTCGGTGGTCGCCGTGTGGTGAAAGTCGACCAGCTTCTTGATGTCGCGCCAGTCGGATACGACAAGCCCCCGAAAGCCCAGCTCCGTCCGCAGTAGGTCCGTCAACAAATAGTGGCTGGCGTGGGCCGGCACGCCGTTCACCTCGCCGGAGTTGACCATGATGCTGAGTGCTCCCGCATCCACCGCTTCGCGAAACGGCGGCAAGAATTTCTCCCGCAGTTCCGATTCGGTGAGACGGGCGGGCGTGCGATCCATGCCTGTCTCCGGCCCCGAGTAGCCGACGTAGTGTTTAAGTGTGGCGGCCACCTTGTCGGGGGCCGATGTGTCGGTTCCCTGATAGCCCCGTACCATCGCCAGTCCCAGCACGTTCGACAGGTACGGATCTTCGCTGAAGGTCTCGTAAAGGCGGGGCCATACCGGCTCCCGCCCCACGTCCAGCACCGGCGAAAAATTCCACGGGATGCCCGAGGCCCGCACGTCGCGTGCCGTGATGGCGGCGGCTTGCTCCACGAGCCGCGGATTCCAGGTGGCCCCCATGCCCAATTGTTGCGGAAAGAGCACTGACTCCTGCGTGTAGTTGGCCCCGTGGACAGCGTCGATGCCGTAAATCACCGGAATCTGTAGACGCGTCTCCTGCGCAGATTCCTGAATGGCGGTGATCGTTTCGTGCCAGTGGTCCAGTGAGTACGCTCCTGCTCCGACATTTAAAATGGAGCCAACGTGATAATCCTGAACGGCTTTTTCGAGCTTCTCGGGATCGATCGTTTCCGGATGCTCTCCCCCCGTCACCATCCCGATTTCAAGCTGAGTCATCTGACCGACCTTCTCTTCAAGGGTCATCCGGGCCAGGACCGAATCGACCCGGCCCTGGACATCGTCCGGCCAGTCGGCCGAGCCCCCAGCCCGATAATGATCGACAAACTCACTACTGGTACGAATGGTGTCGTTGGCAATGCCGAACGGGGCGCCTCCCCATTCCCCCGACGGGCGCAAACCGGTCCCTCCCACGAGAAGGACCAGTCCGAGAAGACAGGCCCCGACAAGGCCTGTCGCCCGAAACGAGAAGAACGCGAGACCAGAAGAGATGTGCTCGTTCATGAGTCCAATGTATCTATCGAAAAAGATGTGTGGGTCGTCTGTGTCTCCGTGAGACCTCCGACCGGCGTATTTCCTTGGTGGAACGCCTCAATGAAACCGATTTCAATCACCGTACGCGAA is part of the Salinibacter sp. 10B genome and encodes:
- a CDS encoding DUF3667 domain-containing protein, which codes for MSVPPSGSEPPPDDDDNLGDLDDLDDRGGADDVDPSEEAASDPEAARQEAEDALAQIEALADLDETPDAGENAEKQAEDDPSGAEAASGGSAAASAAPDAEGGPDADPASSAEDGPREDQCENCGALLDGPYCSQCGQKAADRIVPIWHMINEALEAVFELDLRVLRTLPKFLFLPGRLTKEYINGRRKRYIRPFRLYLFATFLLFAVIALTTTGNFGFVLDPQGTTRFNPPNTAIQASFSSSSDTTEETTVADSAAAPDSSTASDSAATSSREGSLFNNPEHRKKLAERIRTDTNAVQINAPIYGDSTANARLEALLRKKMAQAVENPWEAVGSMIDRGPYLMFLMLPIFAFLLKLLYIRRGRLYVEHLIFSLHVHALAFFAFTVGILLNESSIDWLNATAPWVDASPLLYLILAMSHVYDQGLIKSTLKASILLLIYSIVLATGFALLLLVAILLM
- a CDS encoding DUF3667 domain-containing protein, with product MSSPSAKTPSPEPSTASEPLNPVSSSKSCPNCEAPLYTPYCGTCGQRATPRVMPLWQVGNEFLEDLLDLDLRIVRTLPTFFFRPGRLTIEYIEGRRRRYIRPLRLYLFSSFLLFTVLAFTNLNGLSFSFGPDAEAVQQDIEAAQHRIDSLRTALIQMQARGAVPADSTGSLAAIEQNVSGIEAALAPSDAALSRSQNLLEMVVPSPRRPPADTQANSASPSAVEAKVLRLLHTPRDFVRDMIDRAPYLMFLLVPTFALLLKALYLGHKRLYLEHLIFALHVHALAFIAFTLSALLGAWNVALSLDWWLATSPFVYLFLALRHVYKQSPLSTLNKMTVLLIAYGIILVGAVVLLVILTVSLM
- a CDS encoding TonB-dependent receptor, with the protein product MPRSLASFLLGACLALLVLPVQAQRWGTVQGTVTDSADGTPLPGVTVIVQDTDFGTATTPSGRYSLRLPTGRYALRFSSVGFTTRVDSVRVTDEEQGPTTLNVTLASSITEMDGLTVTDTRVQQETGVYEIDPKDVQNIPTPFKDGFRALKTVPGVATNNELSQQYSVRGGGYNENLIFINGFEVFMPFRARQGEQEGLGLLNPDMATDITFYTGGFPPRYGGKLSSALDVQYAQPEEQSLSGSASLSTLDASVHAQSSALDGDLGWAVGARRAQPGQFFNTQDLKGEYDPRFQDVQGSLVYRLSDRTSVEALGIWADHVFRLEPRERTTYYGVISLQDPSASDFQALRTSFNGKRTDGYTTTLGGLRLNTDLSERISIEHDISYFGTRETESFDVTSKGRICEVSPTAGDTPDNCTRTVTNVERIRFADNLVDVERLTGSGHYRWVLDRHVLEGGWSARRMHFDDRLNEENALVINDPDVNIDRIVVDDLKDQATFNEHQLGFYLQDAVDLLSTRDRMVVTGGLRSDYYSFNNEWTISPRLSARFKYNERLSLNGSWGIYSQQPAYRELRGTPQGDDTIDDILNRDLQSQRSMQIVAGGEYFFPESRLYLRAEAYYKDLNNIISYTIEDIRVNYSGENDAYGYTYGLDLQLRGEFVPGLKSWFNYSFMVARENFKQEFQDSNTQGWMPRPTDQRHTFSAFVQDYVPGDKSWKLHLRLLYGSGLPYTTVNPEQGTDDRVQQRVPGERMAQRLPAYRRVDVGATKELELAEKGLSEPVTLDLTLEVLNLFDMDNTVAYSWAGAGANITRIPKRLTPRTLNARLRLTF
- a CDS encoding metalloregulator ArsR/SmtB family transcription factor is translated as MPALVPPDQREAVAERFRLLGEPVRLEILNVLHTQGEMGVSDLVEATGQRQANVSKHLSRMAEADLLTRRRDGVHVYYSITDPTLTALCQLVRGRLNGALDDTG
- a CDS encoding glycoside hydrolase family 16 protein, whose protein sequence is MLVLLVGGVVGCTGAGSTPDRGGAHGEPSGWPNDPEWVQVWGDEFADEGLPDSTKWTYETGGHGWGNEELQYYTEARRKNARVEDGHLIIEAHEESYNGRAYTSARLNSEPSWTYGRFEIRARVPAGRGTWPAVWLLASQDTYGDQYWPDNGEIDIMEHVGHDPNVVHSTVHTKAYNHVKGTQRGRSMDVPDATSAFHVYAVEWTPDEIRSYVDGELYFRFVRPSSPDYTKWPFNHDFHLILNVAVGGGWGGAEGVADDIWPERMVVDYVRVYKPEGEVEPSPSDS
- a CDS encoding glycoside hydrolase family 3 N-terminal domain-containing protein — its product is MNEHISSGLAFFSFRATGLVGACLLGLVLLVGGTGLRPSGEWGGAPFGIANDTIRTSSEFVDHYRAGGSADWPDDVQGRVDSVLARMTLEEKVGQMTQLEIGMVTGGEHPETIDPEKLEKAVQDYHVGSILNVGAGAYSLDHWHETITAIQESAQETRLQIPVIYGIDAVHGANYTQESVLFPQQLGMGATWNPRLVEQAAAITARDVRASGIPWNFSPVLDVGREPVWPRLYETFSEDPYLSNVLGLAMVRGYQGTDTSAPDKVAATLKHYVGYSGPETGMDRTPARLTESELREKFLPPFREAVDAGALSIMVNSGEVNGVPAHASHYLLTDLLRTELGFRGLVVSDWRDIKKLVDFHHTATTEREATKQAVMAGVDMSMVPSDYSFYTHLLDLVRDGEVPEARINEAVRRILSVKFALGLFEDPTAGMELADEVGSASDRRAALQAARESVTLLRNENDLLPLSGDEQVLVTGPTANSMKSLHNGWTYTWQGQGLAEQMFPDRPTIVEAIRNQAGDGQVQHVPGTTLDEVQDIEAVVSAAQSSDVVVMALGEGAYAETPGNIGSLELPEAQQRLLERVSSETDTPIALLLVEGRPRVIGDSAYAPAAVAVAYNPAQEGGQAIAEVLYGEVNPSGHLPVTYPRVPVGAVPYDHTYSVGEGQQSEVMQGQADAVGPLFDFGAGLSYTTFEYGNLTVEDTTWSTDAIAQGDSLSVSVTIENTGDRSGKDVVQLYVQDHVASLTPSVKELRRFAKVDLAPGEMQTLTFQLGREDLEFIDQQGRSVVEPGRFSVEVDTLTQELTLEGDRLSSDVAPALRSSE